Proteins encoded in a region of the Streptomyces sp. NBC_00258 genome:
- a CDS encoding beta-N-acetylhexosaminidase — protein MLVGAGVAVAAGAALTVGLWPSGDSGAPSSQRPSGGRTALAPTPSHSPTPSPSRTYPLSKTPRTIPAVREHTPARGPGWRPGKGGRVVVGDDALADEGRLLAGELGLAYAGSGGARAGDVELGLTDEDANAESYTLTVKDGRVRISGTAEAGVFYGTRTLKQEVRAGGTAPEGVVRDSPAKPQRGFMLDIARKHFTAGWIEDRIRELGDLKYNQLGLHFSDDQGFRIASDSHPEVVSKQHLSKAEVRRILDLAASRHITVVPEIDSPGHLGAVLDAHPDLQLRNAQGVVSRGSLDISKPASAKIVDDLLNEYAGLFPGRYWHLGADEYRALTVSNPAASYPQLAAAAKDKYGSGAGIADLATGWLNDRAKVVRGHDRTPRAWNDGFFPGGAVQADDDIQVAYWTGKEIGARQPAEYLRAGREVINYNDEYLYYVLGQPNAFVYPTGQRIYEQWTPLVVRGTTPVPREYDDQILGGYFAVWCDLSGSQTQDQVAAGIRMPLRALTQKLWDPRKPALSWADFKGLAGKLG, from the coding sequence CTGCTGGTCGGTGCGGGTGTGGCGGTCGCGGCGGGTGCCGCGCTGACCGTCGGGCTCTGGCCGAGCGGTGACTCCGGCGCTCCCTCGTCCCAGCGGCCCTCCGGCGGGAGAACCGCCCTGGCGCCGACACCGTCCCATTCGCCCACTCCGTCACCCAGTCGGACGTATCCGCTGTCGAAGACTCCTCGGACCATTCCGGCCGTGAGGGAGCACACCCCGGCGCGCGGGCCCGGCTGGCGTCCCGGGAAGGGCGGGCGGGTCGTCGTGGGCGACGACGCGCTCGCGGACGAGGGGCGGCTGCTCGCCGGGGAACTGGGCCTGGCCTACGCGGGCTCCGGCGGAGCGCGGGCCGGCGACGTGGAGCTGGGCCTCACCGACGAGGACGCGAACGCCGAGTCGTACACGCTGACCGTGAAGGACGGGCGGGTGCGGATCAGCGGGACGGCCGAGGCGGGCGTCTTCTACGGGACGCGCACGCTCAAGCAGGAGGTGCGCGCGGGCGGCACGGCACCCGAGGGAGTCGTACGGGACTCGCCGGCCAAGCCGCAGCGCGGGTTCATGCTGGACATCGCGCGCAAGCACTTCACGGCCGGATGGATCGAGGACCGGATCCGTGAGCTGGGGGACCTGAAGTACAACCAGCTCGGGCTGCACTTCTCCGACGACCAGGGCTTCCGGATCGCCTCCGACTCGCATCCCGAGGTCGTGTCGAAGCAGCATCTGTCGAAGGCGGAGGTGCGGCGCATCCTCGACCTCGCGGCGAGCCGGCACATCACCGTCGTGCCGGAGATCGACTCGCCCGGCCACCTGGGCGCGGTGCTCGACGCTCACCCGGACCTCCAGCTCCGCAACGCGCAGGGCGTCGTCTCGCGGGGCTCGCTCGACATCTCCAAGCCCGCGTCCGCGAAGATCGTGGACGACCTGCTGAACGAGTACGCGGGCCTCTTCCCCGGGCGCTACTGGCATCTCGGCGCCGACGAGTACCGGGCGCTGACGGTGTCCAACCCGGCGGCCTCGTATCCGCAGCTGGCCGCCGCAGCGAAGGACAAGTACGGCTCGGGCGCCGGGATCGCGGACCTCGCGACCGGGTGGCTCAACGACCGGGCCAAGGTGGTGCGCGGGCACGACCGGACCCCGCGGGCCTGGAACGACGGGTTCTTCCCCGGGGGCGCCGTGCAGGCCGACGACGACATCCAGGTCGCGTACTGGACGGGCAAGGAGATCGGCGCGCGGCAGCCGGCCGAGTATCTGCGGGCCGGGCGCGAGGTCATCAACTACAACGACGAGTACCTGTACTACGTGCTCGGGCAGCCCAACGCCTTCGTCTACCCGACCGGGCAGCGCATCTACGAGCAGTGGACCCCGCTCGTCGTGCGCGGGACGACGCCGGTGCCGCGGGAGTACGACGACCAGATCCTCGGCGGCTACTTCGCCGTCTGGTGCGACCTCTCCGGCTCGCAGACGCAGGACCAGGTGGCGGCGGGGATCCGGATGCCGCTGCGGGCGCTGACACAGAAGCTGTGGGATCCGCGGAAGCCTGCGTTGTCGTGGGCCGACTTCAAGGGGCTCGCCGGGAAGCTGGGCTGA
- a CDS encoding 2-oxo-4-hydroxy-4-carboxy-5-ureidoimidazoline decarboxylase, whose amino-acid sequence MPGQTRSAPDPAGPRPTGLDGFNAMPADEAERALLVCCGSHHWARRVAAHRPYPDLDALLAAADEAAYDLTPGDLAEALACESLTLLPEGAYSAAHTALSAAHAAYESRFGHVFVICLDDTTPEESLDQVLAGIRSRLTNDPDEERIQTAEELRRLARGRLTRSFRPAGNCAVS is encoded by the coding sequence CTGCCGGGGCAGACCCGCTCGGCGCCGGATCCCGCCGGACCCCGTCCCACCGGCCTGGACGGGTTCAACGCCATGCCCGCCGACGAGGCCGAGCGCGCCCTCCTCGTCTGCTGCGGCAGCCACCACTGGGCCCGCCGTGTCGCCGCCCACCGCCCGTACCCCGACCTGGACGCCCTGCTGGCCGCGGCCGACGAGGCGGCGTACGACCTGACACCCGGCGATCTCGCCGAGGCCCTGGCCTGCGAATCCCTCACGCTCCTGCCGGAAGGCGCGTACTCCGCGGCCCACACCGCCCTGAGCGCCGCCCACGCCGCCTACGAGAGCCGTTTCGGCCACGTCTTCGTCATCTGCCTCGACGACACGACCCCCGAGGAGTCCCTCGACCAGGTCCTGGCCGGAATCCGATCACGATTGACAAACGATCCCGACGAGGAACGAATCCAGACGGCAGAAGAACTACGCCGCCTGGCAAGAGGCCGCCTCACGAGGTCCTTCAGACCCGCGGGAAACTGCGCCGTCTCCTAG